TCGTCCGATGCCCGATTGAAATCATACCTAATCCGATTTTTTTACCATTCAAGAGTTTTTAATATGTAATATATTCTTAGTACATCCTTTTTCAAATGGAGCATAAAGACATGAGCAAAAGAGCCTTAAAAAAATTTCTCTATAATTGCCTTCGCCCTTGATGTCACCCTCTTCTTGACATCATCGGGAAGGTGCGCAGAATTCACGGCCGATGTCACCGTGAACCGGTGACGGAACGGCGCTTTCTGGAACCGCGTACGTGAAAGATAAAAACGTCCGGTACGAATTAAAAACGGAGGCCGGAAAAGAGGTGGTCATCTATCGCGGCGATTTCGGCGCCCAATGGACGATCTATCCGGGGAGTGGGCTCTACTCCGAGCTGTGGAATTACCTCAGCGAAGATTTCATCTTTATAGAGCTGATCAGAAATCTCGACGAGATCGCATCGAAGGAAAACATTGGGACCGAAACGGTCAACGAGATGTTGTGCGACGTCTATCTTTATACGTTTCACGAGCCTCTTTTGGACAAACTGGCCGTGTATCGCGCCGTGGAGCTGGACTGCCCGATAAAGATCGAGCTTGAGGCAAAGGGCCACCGCCTTACCAAGGAGTATAGTAAAATAAAAGGATGCGCTCTTGAGGATTCCCTGTTTACGCTTCCGCCCGGAAGCACGATGTTGAAATAATGTAATAAGGGGCTGTCAAGCCTACACCCCCCGCTCATCGAAGACCTCTTTTGCGATAAAAAGCCCGTTCAATGCGGCCGGAAATCCCGCGTAAACGGCCATCTGTATCATCACCTCGATTATCTCCGTTCGGGTGCACCCCACGTTCAACGCCCCGTGGACATGGACCCTAAGCTGGGGGGCCGCCGTTCCCAAGGCGGTCAGGGCCGCCAAGGTGGCTATCTCTCTCGACTTAAGATCCAATCCCGGACGGCTGTATACGTCCCCAAAGGGAAATTCTATCAACAGGTCGGCGAAATCCGGGGCAATATTCTTGAGGGCCTCGACAACCCTTCCTCCCTGCTCCCCGTCGATCTCCGCAAGTTTTTCCCAACCGATTTTATACCTATCCGATTTCATATCTCTTAACTCCTTTGTTAAACCACCCGAGAAATGCTCCAAGCCCGGCTCCAAGCGCTGATTGGCCGCAATCAATTTATATGTAATCATTATACGAGCCGATAAATATCCGGTCAACAAAAAAGGGGGGGCCTTTATATCTGCATGATATTGTAATTTCATTTCAAATCACAAGTCTTTCTGTATCTCTAATTAAAAAGATTTAACTTGCAATAATGAAAAAAGGATAACATTTATCTCATTTATCTGGTATAATTCAAATCTAATTTTGTTCCATTTTCCTCGACATCTTAACCATGAATTACAAAGCGGTAATCGGTCTTGAAGTGCACGCTCAGCTCTTGACCACTTCAAAGATATTCTGCGGGTGCTCCACCGAGTTCGGGGCCGAGCCGAACACCCATATCTGTCCGGTATGCACCGCCCAGCCGGGCGTCCTTCCGGTCCTCAACAGGAGCGTGGTGGAGTTCGGCATAAGAGCGGCGCTTGCGACCCACAGCGAGATTGCCCCCTTCGGCCAGTTCGCCAGGAAGAACTACTTCTATCCCGACCTCCCGAAGGGCTACCAGATATCCCAGTTCGAGTTCCCCCTGTCCAAGGGGGGATATATCGAGATCGAGACGAACGGCAGCCTGAAGAGGATCGGCCTGACCCGTGTCCACATGGAGGAGGACGCCGGAAAGCTCCTGCATGACGAGACGGCACCCGTATCTTACGTCGATCTCAACCGCACGGGGGTTCCGCTCTTGGAGATCGTCTCGGAGCCGGACCTGAACACCCCGGAGGAGGCGGGGATGTACCTCAGGAAACTGAGGAGCATCCTGCGCTACATCGGTGTCTGCGACGGCAATATGGAGGAGGGGAGCTTTCGGTGCGACGCAAACATCTCCGTCATGCCGAAAAACGCGGTGGAGTTCGGAACGAGGACCGAGCTGAAAAACATGAACTCCTTCAGGAACGTCGAGCGAGCCCTCGAATACGAGATTAGAAGACAGATAGAGGTCCTCCAAGACGGGGGACACGTAATTCAGGAGACTCGCCTCTGGAACGACTCCTTAAACATAACGGAATCGATGCGGGGTAAGGAGGAGGCCCACGACTACCGCTACTTCCCCGATCCCGACCTCGTTTTCATGAAAATAGACGCGAACTGGATAAAGGAGGTCAAGGGGAGTCTTCCCGAGCTTCCGGACGATAAGGTCAAGAGGTTCATAGACGACTACAAGCTCCCAGCCTACGACGCGTCGGTCCTCACGGCGGAGCAGGCCACGGCGGACTACTTCGAGGACGTAGTAAAGGGCGGCGCAAACGCGAAGCTCGCCAGCAACTGGATCATGGTGGAGCTGATGAGGGAGCTCAAGGAAACCAAAACCGATATAGTAGACTCCCCCGTATCCCCAAAGGCCCTCTCCGAGCTGATCGGGCTTATCGAAGACAATACGATCAGCGGAAAAATAGCCAAGGAAGTCTTCATCGATATGTATAACACAAAGAAAGGCCCCGGCGTAATCGTAAAGGAAAAAAGCCTTGAGCAGATAACCGACACCGGAGAGATAGAGGAGATCGTAAAGAGGGTCATCTCCGAAAACCAGAAAGAGGCGGCCGATTACAGGGCGGGAAAGGAACAACTTCTGAAATTCTTTGTCGGTAGAATTATGAAGGAGACCGGAGGAAAGGCAAATCCCCAGATCGTGAACGAAATCCTGAAGGTACAGCTGAAAAAGTAGCCCGCATCCGCTTGAACGAAAATTGCCGTTAACGATCCCTGATTTCAGCGGGTCGCCGATTGATGGGGGGGATGAGAGAAGGGATTGGGTAAAATCAGATAATGGATGAGGGAGGATGGGAAAAGGGGTTTGGTGAGAAAAGCAGGAGATCGGGGCAATGGGATTGGGGGGAGTAAGGGATGGATGAAACAAGGGGATGGATGGAGCGTTTAGTTGGAGGGATCGAGGGGATGGATGGAGCGAGGGGGTGGATGGGACAAAAAAATTGGATAAGAAATAAGTTTAATGTATAAAACGGTAATCAAAAGAAACGCTGAGAAAGAGCCGAGTACCAAAAGGAAAAAGGTATTATTGTATCTTGTTATCTTCGTTATACTCGTTCTGTCATCTTTTTTTCTCACCGCCTTTTTCGTCCCCAAGATGCTGGACGTCAATGTCTACAGGGACAGCCTTGAGGAGTGGCTTTCATATGAATTTGCGCGGGATGTAACGGCAAGGGATATTGACATCAAGCTGATTAATGGATCAAAAATCGTCCTTAAGGATGTGTCCATCGATGACGATCCCGCCTTCTCGAAGGAGCCTTTTCTGAAATCAGAAGAGGTCGTTCTCTCCATAAGGTTTTTCCCGCTGATAAAAGGGGAGCTTGTGGTCACCGGCATTACCTTTGCCGGAGCGGACTTGACCATCATCGAAAATGAGTCGGGAAAATACAACGTCTCGTCCCTCGGCAGCGGGACTTATAAGAGTCATCACAATGACAGCTTAACTTCATCCGACCTGTCGGGGACACCAAAATCCCCCTTCAAAAAGAAAAGCGCCGAGATCGAGAGAGTCGCCCTTACGGACACCACGATAAATTTTAATAGAACAGGAGCCGATGACGTCACCAATGAGGCTGTAAAATTGAAGGAAGCCGATATTATCCTAAGCGACCTTAGGCTTCAAGATAATGAAAACATTTCCGATATTATCTCGAAAAGCGGCGAGACGAGATTTGAGCGGTCAAGTATCTTCACACTTTTTCGATCTTCAACGCTGCCTCTATCCGGCAGGTTGAGTCTCGATATACCATTCGGGGTCTTCTTCGACTCCCCCTTCG
The nucleotide sequence above comes from Candidatus Zymogenus saltonus. Encoded proteins:
- a CDS encoding carboxymuconolactone decarboxylase family protein, whose amino-acid sequence is MKSDRYKIGWEKLAEIDGEQGGRVVEALKNIAPDFADLLIEFPFGDVYSRPGLDLKSREIATLAALTALGTAAPQLRVHVHGALNVGCTRTEIIEVMIQMAVYAGFPAALNGLFIAKEVFDERGV
- the gatB gene encoding Asp-tRNA(Asn)/Glu-tRNA(Gln) amidotransferase subunit GatB, producing MNYKAVIGLEVHAQLLTTSKIFCGCSTEFGAEPNTHICPVCTAQPGVLPVLNRSVVEFGIRAALATHSEIAPFGQFARKNYFYPDLPKGYQISQFEFPLSKGGYIEIETNGSLKRIGLTRVHMEEDAGKLLHDETAPVSYVDLNRTGVPLLEIVSEPDLNTPEEAGMYLRKLRSILRYIGVCDGNMEEGSFRCDANISVMPKNAVEFGTRTELKNMNSFRNVERALEYEIRRQIEVLQDGGHVIQETRLWNDSLNITESMRGKEEAHDYRYFPDPDLVFMKIDANWIKEVKGSLPELPDDKVKRFIDDYKLPAYDASVLTAEQATADYFEDVVKGGANAKLASNWIMVELMRELKETKTDIVDSPVSPKALSELIGLIEDNTISGKIAKEVFIDMYNTKKGPGVIVKEKSLEQITDTGEIEEIVKRVISENQKEAADYRAGKEQLLKFFVGRIMKETGGKANPQIVNEILKVQLKK